The Aedes aegypti strain LVP_AGWG chromosome 3, AaegL5.0 Primary Assembly, whole genome shotgun sequence genome contains a region encoding:
- the LOC5564141 gene encoding MD-2-related lipid-recognition protein translates to MNHFLTTLLLIGAVTIARAEVIPFEKCNESVKCTVHEVRVDPCPESAQNKPCVMVRGTNATIAFDYTPDFSSQVATAKAFWASAVDLPFAGLDQEGCKYTTCPVVSGQRQSYSYDLPIMKSYPMRQYKVKWQLLNEANEMCCFMIDMAIKAKKGRKN, encoded by the exons ATGAACCATTTCCTAACGACTCTGTTGTTGATCGGCGCGGTGACCATTGCTCGTGCGGAAGTAATTCCATTTGAAAAGTGTAACGAAAGTG TGAAATGTACAGTTCACGAGGTTCGCGTGGACCCCTGTCCGGAATCGGCCCAGAATAAGCCATGTGTGATGGTGCGGGGTACCAATGCGACGATCGCCTTCGATTACACTCCTGACTTCAGCTCCCAAGTGGCTACTGCCAAGGCATTCTGGGCTTCTGCGGTTGATCTCCCCTTCGCTGGGTTGGACCAAGAAGGATGCAAGTACACCACTTGTCCTGTCGTATCCGGCCAAAGGCAAAGCTACTCCTATGATCTGCCCATTATGAAGTCTTACCCAATG CGGCAATACAAAGTCAAGTGGCAACTGCTTAATGAAGCTAACGAGATGTGCTGTTTCATGATTGATATGGCAATCAAGGCCAAGAAGGGTCGCAAGAAttag